The following coding sequences lie in one Caldisericia bacterium genomic window:
- a CDS encoding cyclodeaminase/cyclohydrolase family protein, whose amino-acid sequence MENRTLKEYIESLSSASPTPGGGSVGDIMLSFSASLLSMVCGLSKGLDNHIENLIKLRDEFLKLSFEDEESFNFVMNAYKLPKETEEEKKIRREKIQDALKRATEIPFKSMKLANSLLSYIEILLKEGNRNAISDIGVAILCLKSGVLSSYLNVKINIKSIKDENFVNKVNFECEKIKDEIIEFCDKSLNEVINILNQ is encoded by the coding sequence ATGGAGAATAGAACTTTAAAAGAGTATATCGAATCTTTATCATCAGCATCACCCACACCAGGAGGTGGTAGTGTTGGTGATATTATGCTTTCTTTTTCAGCAAGTTTATTATCAATGGTTTGTGGTTTATCAAAAGGTTTAGACAATCATATTGAAAATTTAATTAAATTGAGAGATGAATTTTTAAAATTATCATTTGAAGATGAAGAATCATTTAATTTTGTAATGAATGCTTATAAGCTACCTAAAGAAACAGAAGAAGAAAAGAAGATAAGAAGGGAAAAAATTCAAGATGCGTTAAAAAGGGCAACAGAAATTCCATTTAAAAGTATGAAACTTGCTAATAGTTTATTATCATATATTGAAATCTTATTAAAAGAAGGAAATAGAAATGCAATATCTGATATTGGAGTTGCTATTTTATGTTTAAAAAGCGGAGTTTTATCTTCTTATTTGAATGTAAAAATAAATATTAAATCTATCAAAGATGAAAATTTTGTTAATAAAGTTAATTTTGAATGTGAAAAAATTAAAGATGAAATTATAGAATTTTGTGATAAAAGTTTAAATGAGGTAATAAATATTTTAAATCAATAA
- a CDS encoding diguanylate cyclase, giving the protein MQIFLISLIFLLIFLIVYFVLKYNISKKIYFYENKIENIYKLSELTISENNLDLLFLKISNYIYKVLGFKNIFIYLFDEETNELVLKGTYNSRMNEINKKRIKLGEGILSKVFETKNWLYVDDVGKEKNYIKVVEGMKSEFVYPLKIKGNIIGVLGIESDKSLDKTEIDLLITIGNILNISIERIYSINEIEEKLKSINTINQISNYFLSSLNTMDVLNKIVYILVNNFGYEKVGLVIKVDNKLKEIINYGFNIKNFEIDINSPKGIVTKAFREKRTILVNDVTKDPDYIEDLDTKSELATPIFYENEPIGIINIESKKLNRFSESDVLLIETLSNTIGVALMNAKLYEETKKLSLIDELTGLGNLRFLKETVDKEFEKAKRYNLSLSIIFFDLDNFKKINDTKGHQVGSLILVNVARIIQRIIRKSDYAFRYGGDEFVIVLPLTDKEGSKKIAERLKEEINVNEIEGIKITASIGISTYPEDASNPFELLEKADKYAYLSKSLGGDRVYY; this is encoded by the coding sequence ATGCAAATTTTTTTAATTAGTTTGATATTTTTATTAATTTTTTTAATAGTTTATTTTGTATTGAAATATAATATCTCAAAAAAAATTTATTTTTATGAAAATAAAATTGAGAATATATATAAATTATCAGAATTAACAATAAGTGAAAACAATTTAGATTTACTTTTTTTAAAAATTTCTAATTATATTTATAAAGTTTTGGGTTTTAAAAACATTTTTATCTATTTGTTTGATGAAGAAACAAATGAATTGGTCTTAAAAGGAACATATAATTCAAGAATGAATGAAATTAACAAAAAAAGGATAAAACTTGGAGAAGGAATTTTGTCCAAAGTTTTTGAAACAAAAAATTGGTTATATGTAGATGATGTTGGTAAAGAAAAAAATTATATAAAAGTAGTTGAAGGCATGAAATCAGAATTTGTTTACCCTTTAAAAATTAAAGGTAATATTATAGGTGTTTTAGGAATTGAAAGTGATAAAAGTTTAGATAAAACTGAGATAGATTTATTAATAACAATTGGAAATATATTAAATATATCAATTGAAAGAATTTATTCAATTAATGAAATTGAAGAAAAATTAAAATCTATAAACACTATAAATCAAATATCAAATTATTTTCTTTCTTCTTTAAATACTATGGATGTTTTGAATAAAATTGTCTATATTTTAGTAAATAATTTTGGATATGAAAAAGTGGGGTTAGTAATAAAAGTTGATAATAAATTAAAAGAAATAATAAATTATGGATTCAATATAAAAAATTTCGAAATAGATATAAATTCTCCAAAAGGAATAGTAACTAAAGCATTTAGGGAAAAAAGGACAATACTTGTTAATGATGTAACAAAAGATCCTGATTATATTGAAGATTTAGATACTAAATCAGAACTGGCAACTCCAATTTTTTACGAGAATGAACCTATTGGTATTATTAATATCGAATCAAAAAAATTAAATAGATTCTCTGAAAGTGATGTTTTACTTATAGAAACATTATCAAACACTATTGGAGTTGCATTAATGAATGCAAAACTCTATGAAGAAACGAAAAAACTAAGTTTAATAGATGAATTAACAGGATTAGGAAATTTGAGGTTTTTAAAAGAAACTGTTGATAAAGAATTTGAAAAAGCTAAAAGGTATAATCTTTCTCTTTCAATTATTTTTTTTGATCTTGATAATTTCAAAAAAATCAATGATACAAAAGGACATCAAGTTGGAAGTTTAATTTTAGTTAATGTTGCAAGAATTATACAGAGAATAATTAGAAAATCAGATTATGCATTTAGATATGGTGGTGATGAATTTGTTATAGTATTACCTTTAACAGACAAAGAGGGTTCTAAAAAAATTGCCGAAAGATTAAAAGAGGAGATTAATGTAAATGAAATAGAAGGAATAAAAATAACAGCAAGTATTGGAATATCAACTTATCCTGAGGATGCTTCTAATCCATTTGAACTTCTTGAAAAAGCAGATAAATATGCTTATCTCTCAAAATCACTCGGAGGTGATAGAGTTTATTATTGA